TACCTTCAATTATACTTCAACTATAAAAAAAACCGTGGCGATTccttagaaaatatttgacggctttcttaaatttaatttggaaGTTATAGAGGGTTAACAAACTCTAGACTAGCAATGAATATATCCTAATCGAAATATACCTGTTATTCTGCCAATACGTCCATCCAAGTAGGCTCCAGCGTATCCTGCCACGTGTGAACCCAAGCTATGACCACTGATGTGAACATCCTTGTACTCAAGATTCGACTCGCGAttcaaaaattctaaaaaatctcCGAGGAACTCGCCCACTTTCCGTGTGTTGTTTGCCGCTACTGGATAAACGTCGGCCGCCAAAACTCCCCATCCGACTACTATCACATTTACATCTTCATGAAGTAGATACGCTGTAATCATTCACGCATAATCGTATATAACTTTGTTCGACTAGAGTCAATGAAATTAGAgatgatatattaaaaatcgtCAAAACGTTGAAACCGTGACATTGGATCAAGTCTGACGCAAGTTCAATGTCAAGAAGCGTGCAACTACATATAGGGTGTTGCAAAAAAAGAGTCTAAGACTCTGTGAATTGATAGCATTTACTTAAaggagtaaaaaatatttcacaaggTTTTAAACCCTTTTAAAaccttaataaaatatattttcaatgaataaataatccatatatatagaatttaatccaaataaaaatgtgttaTCTAGGATTACTATaacaaatgttttaaatgaaacaaatattaacaatCGTTACAGAATTGTAAGTGTTATGCAAATATAATTCACGTGAAAGTCAAAGTACCTATTAAGCAGTTAATTGTTAACGTGTTTGTGATCCTTTCAGGAgtatgattattttatgttatgatttcttttgtttcgatGGTTGGGATAATGATGGATTATAATGatggtataaaattattttgtgaaGTAACGCAGAAGAAATTTACGCGTATCTGGAATAAttgaaagatacaaaattGTTTTGCGACAATTTCTGGCTACAAAATATACCGTGCAAGGACAAAGAAGGCAAAAAGATAATACACATTTGTTAAGGAGGTTTTGAAAAAGTTCTAAATCGAAATTTCTCACAGTTACGTCAGGAACTTAACGCGAGAGAGTAAAAACTTGTTAAGTGATCAATTAACTTGTTATCGTGCTGACCCTTGAACCTGACGACGTCGATTCCGTGTTTACCGAAACGGATTGACCCTGATTGTAACTAAATTTCACTGCCTCGGCACCATCGACATTTCTAGAAATTCCTTAGCactcgtttttcctttttcctctttcattcTCGTTTTCTCGGCCTCTACTTCGCTTCGTTTTAAAGCGACGCTAACTTTATTACGAATACAAAGTTTCATTAAATCGAAATTATAATTCGTACCACGAGTAGGTATGATTCGATATTATGAGACAAAAAATTGCCTGTCTGCTAATTATCGAGAAAGGCTCGTGTTTACGTACCATCTATCAAACCTCGTACCCAGGCTTCGTTTCCGGTGTCACTAAATCCGTGAATAATGAATTTCGTTGGTCGACTTTCATTGAAGTGAGATGCGTAAAGAACCTCGGTGTTGTTTAGAAACAGCTGCTCCTCGCCAAACGGATTTTCTCTTTGCAAAAGGAAAgctcttttattattttagaattaaattattttaaaattacattctacacattattattctatttattattattattctacaaATTATCCTACAAAAATTGAAACCGCTAATAATACCAAATATTTCTGACTTAATGCtctttcattaataatttctccTAACCTattcatattacataaatCCACTGATGTTATATgttttttgaaattcttttacaTCTTTTTCGGATATTCTTCCTCGTCTGTAACGAAATCTTTGTGATTCTTGTTCTACCATAACGTacataaaatgatttaatCTATCAGTAAGCAAAAAACGCATTAGTATTTCctaaaaaagttattataatttcacatGAAATTTAATCATAGTCTATCTCAGATTCATAGTGTCAAAATACCTTTCTTATGTTGATTTGcgatttttgtttcaataaaaataaaacgcttTGTTTGTCATGGAGTTAATGATTCGAGTGGTTTTTATGAAACGATCTCCGAGAATCGGAACGAGGAATTCTCGAGGCGCCGCCATCGTGAGTGGCGCCTCAATTTTCCTTCCCGGTTTTAGATCGAGTCGATCAACAAGAAAAGGCAAAGCAGTGcaaaaagaataagaaaaggaGGCGCGTCCACGATATTCACGCATCGATGATAGTCAGTGGAGCGTCAGCGCTGAGAATAGAATTTGCCAGCTTGCTGATTGCAtgtatcgttaaaaaattgatgCATCGTTTACGAACGGCAAACGATAAAGCTCGCCTCTGCACGGACGAAAAATTCGCAGCACGAACCGCGCGTTGCCAAGGAGAAGCGCGGATTTTCTTTAACGTATCACATTCGCTCTTGCTtcatctcttttcttttccaaaatatcttaaaattaaatctcgAACTTTATGCAGAAGTTGCATATTATGAGACATCATTAGTCTTTAACCATTTCGCTATGGAGAACGTATACGTCCTTAAATATCGAACAATCATATATTAAaaacgtacaaatatttataatgtacaatcatttttatttccatttatatgTGTTAAAccacaattaattattttaagtacCTGCAGTGCCTAGTTAGGATTTGTAAAAACTCTCTTCATACTGTATGTCAAGAAAAGTTTCAGTTCTGAGGAAACTATAgcgaaaaatttaatatgtattatgtttaacgaaagaatgagaaaatgtcaaaaaagaaaaaatcgttGTAATAGGTTTGTTCGAGACAGTAGAGAGATATTATATAagaactaataaaataaataaaataggagAAATAAAGCATATTAACATTGTATATGACATAACAAgcattaaagaatattaacACTGAAcaaacttcttttcttttgacGGTTAGGAGTTATACCCTCGTGGATAATTATGTCCGCCGAGCTAACTTCAGTCATAACATTTAAACTTCCTTTAAATCATCAAACAAAATCACTATATGTTCTATATACCTGGTGTACAGATTGAACATAGCGGGATCACGGGTGGTCTTGAACATCGACTTGATGACCGATTGCACATCGTTGAACAGTGTGTTTTGTGAATGCGCGAACGCTAGAACCACGAGGAAACAAGATTTGTTGAAATATAGAAGTACATTATTCAAACAGTCGCACACTCATCTTAACCTTAAAAAAGATCATAAACTAAAGTCGATTATCATAAAGGTTGAATAAAATTCGGTAAGGTcacaatgaaaataaattccaaatagaTTGAAATGTAGATACGATAAGAAGAACGTTCGGTTCACTTTAGTAGTCGATCTTTAGTAGACGTTAACGGAAAGATCCACGTGACTTCGTTTACCTGACAGAACGACCACTAAAAGGACGAGAATTTTGACGGATGACATGTCTCTCCGCGCGATACCGCTCGCCGTTGCACTGGATTACTACTGTAGCCGGCTTAGCAGCGGGCTACCATTCATCCTACTCGCGATTTCTCGTCTTTGATGTTCGATAAGCCCGGCAGCTATattcatttgtttaattaatacgaCAGTTGCTCGAATGTGGATAGTTTCGAAAGTTGCTCACCCCTACCTCTTATAAGTAGCCTTTCCAAACTCTTCTCAATTTCGTAATTCCTGCTACGACTTCGTTATTCGAGAAACGGTTTTTGCACTCTTTCGTGGGGAAAACGTACCGATTATCGCTTAGATACATGTGTGTGTATTTGATTATACGTGAAATATTGGTTAGACTGTATATGTCGTATTTCATCGTTTGAAACTGATATGAAAGTAGAAGAATACAAGGAAaagtgtttatttttttgctcTATGCAGAAACTTGACATGATTAAGTTCCATAATTAtaatgttttgaaatttttgaaatgtcTTCACTTCTGAAACATATCATATACCAAATACACATACATTATGTGATGAAtcattacaaattatttagttttAATGAAATCTTTGTTTGTTAGCTGTAGACCGGCTTGACCCAATTACAAGAAAGATtcctatattattattgtatcaGTATGATTGTCATTTGCACGAGTAATTAATGGAATTAAATTGAGGATATAtcaattattgtaattatttattatacttgttcatagtataataaataaaaaatgtatataaagtaactaatggaattaaattgaagatatatcaattattgtaattatttattatacttattcatagtataataaataatacataaaaaataaaaaatttgccaataaaaagtaaacatcttccattttttctcttgtataattttatatttaatatggaTCACAAATCATGATTACATACTTTtttctgaataaaatttacataaaaaactaattagtcaaatgaatatatattaatcaaaTGAATATTGACTTATATATCATTTCATTGCAATAATCGAATAACATAATCCTATTTGTTAATTGGCAAGTAGCTATGTTAATGacgtcatatatatatatatatatatatatatatatatatatatatatttaatattttgctgtacatttttgcatatttcagtttctcataaatgcatgAACGTCAACAGTCTGATTATGAACACATTCATTAATGAATGAACAAATGTTTTGGTTTATTTTCATGATGATTTCAACGCAGTTTCTATACTGTTATGTttacttcgtttatttctttcaaactaTTCATTTCGTAATTTGAATTCTGTCTCCACTAAAAAGTGCGATAATATTTTCGCAATAACATCTCTTATGTCTTGATGTTTAACATTTGGCAACGTGATATAGAACGAACACATTCATTAAATGTGTAAACTTAAAAGAAGATGTCCCACGAATGTCGTTAAATTTAGAAAGTTTAATTATGATAGCACTACTATCCCTGCTTTACTATCGTAAATGGTTATATCGTTCCTTTCCTCTATGTAACAGTCGAACGATCTTGCATGacaattattacatttctccTTTATCaatgctttttttttatctcatATTATACCGACTATTAAAAAGTTTGATTACAATGCAGCGCCAATGGTAATACTAGTTTCTTAACAATAAGTATATTTActacatataaaattttaatatttaacatttttaaatttattctatacGATTTTTTAGTAATGATGTATCCTTGAAGAGTATCAAGGATAAAATTTTACTCCATAAGAATTTTGTTCTAATAGTAGCGTATTAATATCATTGCAACGTCATCTATAATTGCGAATAATATCTAATATTGGATAATAATATGAGATTGAGTTGCATTTGTGTGATTTTATTGAGTACTAAAGTAAAAGGTTATATTGGGGTGAAATTTCGCTTATCATAGCATTGACGTTATTTGATGATAACTTCTAAGTGTTAAATGTATGTTAGTGtctcattatatacaattatttgaaTACATGGGaggacaaaaaatataaaaacataaacgatatataaaCGATAATCACTAATAATAGATTATCTATTTCTTTTggcataaaacaaaaaaaatattttaaatttttaatatcctgtttcaaaataattcgttataaaaagaaagatcttttaaagtattatttaataatataaagaataattatctctataattagaatatcccaaaattatattacatattttagtTAAATGCCAGGATATGTTCAAGCACGTGCAAATTGGCGAATGCAGCGACACGGTGACACGAGAACACAACACGAGGTTTTCAGCTACCTTTCATTTTGAAGCACATTAAATGGAGTATACCCATGAAGAACATTAAATGGAGTATACCCATGAGTGATACAAGATagatttattagatttatttattaaaatatttttatataagtaattcatttttgaaagaaataaaagtattattatatttaataaatatgacaGAAAAATTGCGAAGATATgagaaaattgatttcttAGGAGAAGGACAGGTTAGTTGAAGATTATAAACTTCGTTATTAATgtcgtaaatatatttatgaattttatttcagttcGCTACTGTCTATAAAGCCAAAGATATCGAAACGTCCAAAATTGTTGCTGTGAAAAAGGTTTGTTATTTCACAATGATTTTATATGCTGATCAAGTGTTAATTCTTGAAGTATCAATAATGtcatttataacaatttcagATTAAAGTTGGAAGTCGCGCAGAGGCTAGGGATGGTATAAATAGAACTGCATtacgagaaattaaattattgcaaGAATTAAAACACGATAATGTGATAGGCTTATTAGGTATGTAAACGTATACATACGTTgcaagaatttatattatgtagtCAACATTCATATCatgttattgatattttagatGTTTTTGGTCACAAGTCAAATGTCTCCTTGGTATTTGACTTTATGGATACAGATTTAGAGATTATAATAAAGGatagtaatatagtattaacaGCTGCAAACATTAAAGCATATATGATCCAAACTTTACAAGGGTtagattatttacattataattgGATACTGCACAGAGATTTGAAACCAAATAATTTACTGGTTAACTCTGAAGGTGTTTTGAAAATTGGTGATTTTGGTTTGGCCAAATTTTTTGGTTCACCTAATCGAATAAATACCCATCAGGTAGTAACAAGATGGTATAGGTCACCTGAATTGTTGTACGGTGCAAGATTATATGGAACTGGAATTGATATGTGGGCAGTTGGTTGTATATTAGCAGAACTGTTATTACGTGTACCATTTTTACCTGGCGAATCTGACCTCGATCAACTTACTAGAATATTTCAGGTATATCTTCTTTattgtaatatgaaaaagttcttaattgcaattattttcatatatttacatacataatttTCAGACATTAGGCACACCCACTGAAGAGACATGGCCAGGGATGACAGAATTACCAGATTTTATCCAATTCAAACCTTTTCCTGGTACACCactaaaacatatatttactGCTGCTGGTGATGATCTCCTAGATTTAATTGCTAGtctattaaatgtaaatcCCTTGGAGAGATGTACATGTGACCAAGCTCTTCAAATGCCATACTTCAGCAACAAGCCTGCACCAACACCTGGACCTAGATTACCGCTTCCTACATCTGTAAAACGTCAGCCAGAGGAAAAACCTAGTTTAAAGAGAAAACTACTGGAATCGATGGATGGTGCTTCCCTTGCAAAAAGATTACAATTTTAACTATAAATTCAATTAGacttaattgtaaattgttatGAAAGCTATTCATTGTTATTGTTTCCTTACGAATTTTACAATGAATAATCAATACAATATGCAATAAAATGAAGCAAGGAGATACAGACTGAttcaatttgtataaatgcataatatacaaataaattcacatgagatataatattaaacatctACAATGAATTACTGCAGTAATATGTGATatgcaatttaatatatttttaaaaaattatgtaaataactaaaatcaaataaacatctattattttatacgttattaacattatatatccTCGAAATATGTGGCctatatgtatacaaaattaaaacaggATGGGAATATTATAGggtgaaataataatacatatttgaaaaatacaacATTATGCTgcattactttttattaacttAAAAACTAGTAAGAAATGTTTGATACGTGAACAATTTTGTAACTtgcgaaatattaaatttcgataGCATAAAGAGGTGAATCGTtgataacaaattattaaaactgtAATCGCATTTCGCAGCTTTCGCTGTAGCGAGATTAATTATTCATCTTTCGCAATAAGTACAAACATTACCAGATTCTCATTTACTCGCTCTTGTCTCTATTTGACGATGTTCCACTATTTCCTTTCTCAAGAaaagtataaagtataaataatgttCCTTTAATATATCCGCTTTGTGGACAAAAAGGAcacatttatcatttttactaAATCTGATGATTTTGCATTGTCCATCTGTGATGAGCATGCAAGTAGTTTTTTACGAGTACCGCTCACGACTGATTGCATCTTCTCAATCAGCTTCTAATATCCGTGCATGATTTCAATATACATGTATCTATTACACACATACATAAATCTATTCAATACTGATGGGTAacaaaaaacataatattttgtaaagatACAAATTGTACATATCTTATATTAATGCACATATTAACATGAGTTGGCTACCTCTGAAATTGATGAAAAAGTGTTTCACATTAAAATCATGttacaagaataaaataaatttcatattttaatatattacataaagctataacaaaatttcttgtATTGTACACATAGTTACATTAAAAGCATAAATTAAGACGACGTGTGCATTTAAATACTGAAGcaacatttaatatttgttttacatattttgttaGATTCTGATATAGAGGTGAAAAGCTGGgaattctatataaataaaacgtgATCATTTTAAGATGTGTTAGAGGATTACCACCTGTTAGCATACATCAGcgatatattatacataaatgataaaattaaacccggattttataattaaatttaaacgtAACAGATTCTTTTGTAAACATCAAGAAGATTTACAAGTgcttcaaattaaatattgatgTCTTCGAAGGGAAGTAATCTTTTAAAACATCTTAGaatatgcaaataataaattcattctaACATATGGTACTGTGGTCCCTCTTATTCAGACTGAACTATAAGTAATAACTATGTAACACCTTTTGTAATGCATAACAagcataataattttttctaagagtatataccattatttgCCAAACTCAAAATAGTGGAAAAGCGTGGAAAttgttatcattatcattttcaatttagaTCATAACATAAAAACGCAAGGATATTtttgaaagtaaataaaagaagaaataatattaatacaatttcatggaaaagaaacaaaacttCTACAGAGATAGTTTTTAGATCTTAGATATTACTCATTTTTTACAACACAAATTTCTCCTCTTATGCGAGTTATTtacacataaaaaataatacacttAACAATGAGATTTTGCTGTACATGATGTATATACTTAAAGCAAtgtttaaatttacaaaattgatattatacaGAGTATAgtataaaaacagaaaacacTGTTTAACATGATTTACAAAAAGTAAATCGTCCTTGTATTAATACATTTgtcgaaaatacaaaattaaaactatCCCTTATTATTTGTGACGAACCGTTAACATGTAACTGAATATATGTTTGAGCGCAACAACTCTAAAGATTgcagaaaaatgaatttcaattgattgatcaatattttgttcgatAAGTTGATTCATTTAAAGTCACCACCGCTTTCAATGTGTATAATAATGTGATAGACACATACATACTAATTTTCTATCCTGCGTGCATTTTGTAAGGAACATTGTATTCGATATCATTAGTTTCTTTTCATATGCCCTCCTGCATGGCCCTACACATATAACGTGCGTGTATAACTTTCTTCATTTCAGTAGggcttaaattttatataggatgcattatttcatacataaaagtagaatatattagaaatagTACATAGGACATAGTATCAAAAcatcaaatgaaataataaaattctttcgactattaaataaatagaaataatatatatatataattaatttaaactaaTAAACATCCAAAGGGAATAAAgatattattgattatatgtaatatttttatatctctttaATTACtgttgttaaatatattattgtctTGTGTTAGCATCCCACGAACACGTACTTGAAAAACTGTagtaaaagattatttatcgGACATGAAATGTAATGAAGATTAAACAATTGTACatgatataaatacaattgctttcttctttaaattatacTATGTCCTAAGCAAATAGTTTTAAGCAGTAATCGATGCGCAGTCTATAGAGCACATGCAGCAGACAATTTGCTCTTGCATTTTGTTTCTAGACATTTGATTCAGTATTTAAAGTAACATATATAACAACTTATGCAACCAACAACATGTTATGACTACTTTATAATGCTTATTTTCCttaatttcttacttttataCATTAAGTCAATGTATACCaggatttttaaataatattaatatatatatatatatatttttaagtttaataaattttccaatacgttaaattaaaagtagacgaaagtaatatatacattttatagcAGCAGCATTTAAATGTATGTAGaacatagtatataaaattttcttaatataaaaataatatatttttttaaatcgcaatgttatttcatattatttaaaaatcgcAGTATTCACAGATTTTAGGACAAGGATGTTCTTtgcaaatgaaaatgaaattataccCATTTAGGGatttaaaataagtaatacatacattacaatataactgtccgtaataataatatcacaTCTCCAAATACTACTTAGCACAaagtattacaaaataaatgtacatacatataaatgaGTTTAGACAAAAAGTGTAGGCGGTGCATTTTCTAGGTAACTATGATCTTTCCTTGGGTATAAAGAAGAACATATTCATAATCTCCCTAACACAAACAGTTCACTGCGTTACTTAATAAggtcatttttttttttaatattgtagataatttcacaattttgctttataaatatttgtaaaattatttttcagttcATTCATATTATTGAAAGTCTgacattaattataaaaaaacgtAATCAATACCTCATATCATGATTGATACTTGTCGCTTTAAAAACACAtaactttcaatttcaaagtaaACGGAAATATCGTTATAGTGAAGTATACTtgttacatttaaaattacgtattGAATTCTTGACATTAAGATATATCAATTCATTGAAACTTCTTACTTTCCCATTTTATGACATTCCTgcgttacatatatatgttatgtTTACTTCTAAAAGCAGAAGATAGAAACGCAGCAGTCTCTTGAATTAaacgttttctttctctcaaTTAATAACTTTGGATcggtacgtaatacgatacaAATGGAATTTATACAAAGAcagcaattaaataatttggtACTACTAACATATAATTCATAAAGAGAAGAATCTAGTTACACATATAACATACGCCGTCTTACATAAACGTAAATGAACAAAATACCATTGCAATGTGAAACACTCTGTGTAGCTTCTTGATTAGGCACAATGTTTGAAAGCAATAAATTCCTATTTAtctgtttaaataaaaaaattctttgtgGAACACACTTTCCCAATACAGACTATATCTCCctagaattcatattaatattaaaagtagaaatacatatttcattgcTACTACtgtttttttactttattatatcatatatatatatatatatgtatatatatatatattcagtaGTCAGTCCAAGGCAAACATTATCCGcgatagtataatataatatagctactatttttatattttttttaaattgatctacctatatattactttcttttaaaaaatgtatacttaacatttaatataatatatatataatatatataatatatatctataatatatatataaataatatatatactatatatatataaatatatatatctctttttaaaatatttacagtcACTGTTATGatatagtaattttaattgtttcttgtgtattcatattttataaaggcAATTATTATCATAACTATAATCCTTAACATATTACATGTATTGTGTAAACATGTTTTATGTTCATACTAGGACagtatataatacaaataggGATATTACATGACTTTGACACCTTTACACGTATGTACACAGGGAGTGTCATGATCATACAAATcataatttatcttattattgCGTTGTATTTTgatgttaatttttaaataaaaaatattttgtttatgtttagAAGAACATCTCCATTTTTACAAGAATTCTACATTCTTGTGATTACGTTAGATTTTGAagtatatctttaaaaatatttcaaatataagcGTGCTGGATGATGTTGATTTGTCATTATCATGACTTtgttaaattaacatttctatTCACAGTAACAAATTAgcaaataacaataaattgattaatttcaatGAATGGCTAAACAATTAATATAGACAGCACAAGTAGATAATAGCAGTTCCTATCATACAATGGCTTTCAAGAAATTTgactcatttttcttttttcacataataaacaaaaaatgtataatcatAAATCAACCTGTGCATTTTTCTTCATGTGTACTATTTGAGAATTTTTCAGAAGTCATTGTCAATGGCTCGAAGAATTCTTTGAATTTGAGATCCTTTTTATTCTAGACTCTTTATAACATAAACCTCATGTATCAGATTGAAGtaacttatttaaaatataatttttacacgtACAAAAATGATCAGATTTATAAACTAGTtgctatttaatttcattttgatttagGAAAAATCATTCTAAAGTTCTGCTGTAGAGgaactatatacatatgtaaaaatatataagtagtAAAactaagaaatatatatttaaaaattaaagtataaaatttttcttgagAGTCTAGAATAATTATTGATCATATAAAAAATgcattgtattaaaataatctttaacTAACAATAGTTTctgatgaaaaaagaaatagtatttTTTAGTAGATGCTAGTATGTAAACTTTCTTATGCAAACAATTAATACTTTATTGTCATATGAAATTCGATTACTTAAATTTTTGAAGCATTGATACAAAAAGGTTGAATCTAATAAGCTAGCGgatattttttagttattgcAATGCATACAAgtacatataatttttgtgTCTTACATGTAACAAGAACATaatgcaaatataataaaacatcaTGATC
This Bombus pascuorum chromosome 1, iyBomPasc1.1, whole genome shotgun sequence DNA region includes the following protein-coding sequences:
- the LOC132908349 gene encoding pancreatic triacylglycerol lipase-like isoform X1; this encodes MSSVKILVLLVVVLSAFAHSQNTLFNDVQSVIKSMFKTTRDPAMFNLYTRENPFGEEQLFLNNTEVLYASHFNESRPTKFIIHGFSDTGNEAWVRGLIDAYLLHEDVNVIVVGWGVLAADVYPVAANNTRKVGEFLGDFLEFLNRESNLEYKDVHISGHSLGSHVAGYAGAYLDGRIGRITGLDPASPLFETVFGIVDPEYRLDPTDAQFVDVIHTSGPAFGFLAPLGHADFYPNNGKFPQPGCSFLPTTTYCSHSRAHQYMTESIGSTAGFKARTCENWEKYIEGRCDYNPIVLMGEYASTSLRGKFYLTTNDVPPFAIE
- the LOC132908349 gene encoding endothelial lipase-like isoform X3; this translates as MSSVKILVLLVVVLSAFAHSQNTLFNDVQSVIKSMFKTTRDPAMFNLYTRENPFGEEQLFLNNTEVLYASHFNESRPTKFIIHGFSDTGNEAWVRGLIDAYLLHEDVNVIVVGWGVLAADVYPVAANNTRKVGEFLGDFLEFLNRESNLEYKDVHISGHSLGSHVAGYAGAYLDGRIGRITGLDPASPLFETVFGIVDPEYRLDPTDAQFVDVIHTSGPAFGFLAPLGHADFYPNNGKFPQPGCSFLPTTKFNNRRTFVSLL
- the LOC132908338 gene encoding cyclin-dependent kinase 7 yields the protein MTEKLRRYEKIDFLGEGQFATVYKAKDIETSKIVAVKKIKVGSRAEARDGINRTALREIKLLQELKHDNVIGLLDVFGHKSNVSLVFDFMDTDLEIIIKDSNIVLTAANIKAYMIQTLQGLDYLHYNWILHRDLKPNNLLVNSEGVLKIGDFGLAKFFGSPNRINTHQVVTRWYRSPELLYGARLYGTGIDMWAVGCILAELLLRVPFLPGESDLDQLTRIFQTLGTPTEETWPGMTELPDFIQFKPFPGTPLKHIFTAAGDDLLDLIASLLNVNPLERCTCDQALQMPYFSNKPAPTPGPRLPLPTSVKRQPEEKPSLKRKLLESMDGASLAKRLQF